aaccTCTCTGGCACCTCTTGCACAATACCCCTCATTAATAGCACGAAGTGTTATTTGATTCAAACCCAtgattcaaacattttttttagaaaagtgTCATGTTGATACATAAAGGCTCGCCATCCCTGGTATAGGTAATCAAAAGTGAAACTTACCCAAGGCACTACCAGGTCCCAACAGCAGGAAGTCAGCAGAAGAAGACAGGAGGCCGTGCATCAAGAACACTATTGGTTTGTTGGGGTCAGGCTTGTTGTTCTTGTCTCTGCCATGGGGGATACGGTGCATCGTCAGCCCGTAGCCGTCCTGCGTGACCACATCGTGGCTTTCGACAGGGTAGCCATACTTCGCTACTAGGTCCGGCTGAAAGGTGCAGAAGCAAGTCTTTAATGAACTGATCTTGGACATTTACAACAATAGTGGTAGTTCTTGGTTAGGAGCATTTCAAGCTTGAATCAACGTGATTGGGTTAGTAATATGGCtgagaaatttaaaaaaacttgttgATTTTAAAGCAACTGAAAAACTAAATGAAGAGTTTATTAAACTTCATCAGATCAAAGGCTTGACTTGGCCTTTTTGCCCTCTGATGCACATGATCATATTTCAGACGATCTGGTTGATTCTAGCCAGAGCAGCAGGTATCCTCACCAACTAGGTAGCTGAAATTGAAACCTTAAAcggttttatttcattttgaaaTCCGAAGAATGATCCTGAGAATTACACACCTGAAACAAAATTTATCTGACTACCTACCAGACGAGGCCTGGAAAAAATAGAAAAGTTTGAAAATATTAACAAGtttgttgaaaaaatatttaactcacCACATCCAGCAAAGAATCTTCTATGAGGTTGTTAGAGTACCTCCCTTGAGGGTTCATCCTCAGCAGTTTTTCGACCACATCGGCATTCGGGGACCTTCCCCCAAGGGCCAGGCCCACGCACCCTACTAGCACTACAAGACGGAACATACTTCACAGGGTTTCTGCAAGCACTGTTTACGGACATGTTGGATCGACGACTTTTGTAAGGATAGACGGACGGGTGGCACCGATAATGGTTAATGCGTAATCTCTGATTAAGTCTTTGACTAAGCCGCGGCGTTAACGGATTAAGTGAAAAGTTATGTTCAGATTGATAATTCAGCTTTTGCGTTGTCTTTTGAAGTACCTATTTACAGGAAAGAACTTAAAAAATGTAGGGATGGGAAGTTAGTTTAAGACGTTGAAAATTTCCTTAAAAATAAATGGGGGTTCGTAGTAATATTCCTGTATAAGGCAATGGTTATAAAGGACGGATTTTCTAAGGTTAAAtcttatttcaataataaaaagtaatcttATTCTAGCAAGCAATTTCAAACAGTAACGACATGTTAACGACGTTTTGTGTAACTTGTCTTAATTCGGGATTAgtattaatcgttaattaaatgataatttaattttaacgcCAAAAGGCCCAGACTTTCCTACATTTTACACTAAGTGAGTTAGTGATTTATAATCTAAAGAACTTAATCCTATTAATAAAGTCTAGCTCGTCTGAACCTGTGCGTGCTAAACTGCGATAGTCAGGtgtccttttgtttttattataggtataaaaactcataaaactcatttgtttctgcaaataggctttaaaaagtacttttacacgtcccagtattaaccctaccactgcttcaggattATAAATGgggcagtgctgagaagaagcagcgcaagaaactcagtcactattgtcagcctctttttcaaaggtttacaggctttaaaatatacatagttataaatatttatgcgagctaggcagttacgcatcccaaacatttttatcttttatataatctCGTATTTGCAACCCCTTGATAACTAAGGCAACTTATAATAGTGTTAGAGTCGGACTCCAGAATCCAGTAGTTCGTCGAACCCTGTTGTGTAACGGCTGtcgactcatcatcatcactttaAATTATCAAATCCTAAGTTCACATCCTACATCGCTAGCATTTAAATCGTGGAGACTTGGTCCTTAACGGAATGTAGTTATATCTTATCAACAAATTCTTCAATTAACTTAAATTTCCATGAATAGGCTCCTAAAATAGGTACTAAGTATGAGGTGTCATCGATGAATCGTAATTCGATGAACGTGTTTCGAAGTGGCGTAGTGAACCCAAATTGGGGGTTTGGGTGGTGGGTAACTGATATCAGCATAAACTAGGTAGGAATTTCCACATGCATCAGATCTGCGGTGATCTACGAACCAAAAGCTAATCTTTATGTAACTTTAGTTGTCTACCGACTGAAGAATGATTGAACTATGTACTTACTTCCAAAATTATTGTTAGTTACACCACGTTACACTTGCACAGACGTGTGACTGAAAAATGACCAAAAAAACATTTCCTACCTAGCTGTAAAGTAGGCAtgtgtgatttttttccttCATTAAGTAAGCATCCTTAAGGTAGAAGTGCCTTTTTTTGTGATGCGGATTTCAGCACGCGTGCGGATTTAATCCGCATGCGAGCTGCccgcatttcattatttcatacatGTTTTTCCTATTACGCGAGCTACACGCACACGGAACGCGGATTGGCTGCGGGCACACAATACGAAATCTTTGTCCTGCGTGCAACCAGCAACGTGATTTTACACGCACGCGGATTAGATCCGAACGCGTACCGAAATCTAGATCACAGAAAAAAGATCATcgcaaataaaaatcttataaatgcgaaagtaactctgtgtgtctgtccgtctgtcagtctgtctgtctgtcacgctttcacgcctaaaccactgaagtgattttgattaaatttggcatagagatagtttgagtcccggaaaaggataGTTTTAAATAGAAAAGTTAATTTTAACGGTTCATTTTCTCCATCATGACGTCACAGGTAACTGTACGCATTAGTTACGTACTTTTGTACTTTACGTAAACAAGTTGATAACATAGGTAAATAATCCCAGTAGGATTTTTACTGTGGCTAAGCCATGGATTAACAATAGGAACTGCTATCTAACGAGCGAAAACTATTCGATATGTTTAATTCTAGTTAACACCAGGATTATGAATACGTGGGAGGCCAAAATAATGAACAAAGGCTTTAGAATTATGTAATCTTTAGTACATGACAATGCAAAACGTaggtaattaaaacaataaattacaactaaaaacaaaaaactaacaaaagaacgcaaatatttaacaaaaataagcGTGGATTAGCTGGGTGTTGCgatgaattttgtcagtgtgtgcgtgcgcgccgcatacgtattggcgcgcttacatacaaaccgcggtcggtgcgtttctatgaagatgacctattCATTTGTATAAACTCTGCTGCTAcgcaccggaaaacgcagcgtgagacgttctCTAAAAGGTGGATCGCCTCAGCCTCATAAAAGTaacaggaaggtgctggatacagaccgctaccaaccgggcaatgtgaaattaataactattagatacctacctaaattattagcaaaacaataatttcacGGATGTAGACAATAACATCCGCGTGATATTTAGGTATTATGAATACCGCTGCAAATAACAATGCATTGATGACGATACCTAATCAAAGGTAAACACAAACAAGAAAAACCTATTGTCTCTACCAAATTAGTTTGGGCCCAACCCTCATCTAGTTCACAAGGAAATGAAAGAAAATTCCTGTAGTaagggttaaataaataaaaagttatgtacAGAATAATATTTTACGTGGTACTAATTGAACAGTGCTTCGGGAAGGTGCTTCTGGATCAGAAATCAGATGAAAGTATGGGGATGATCAATGTTGTGGATCTCACCAAAGCTACAACTTGGAAGGACCTGTCGTCGTATTACACGGCTGTGGAGAAACATTGGTCAGTAAAAAtttgaagtacctacctactaaatcatttattttctgcaaaatcGTGATTTCCGTCAAGTATGGCAAAGGTTCTGCCTTGCAGTTTTTTTCTACCCGTGTGCATTATTATCCGATGTAGCGCGGATTTGTGTGTGTTGTTGTTTTGCTATGACCATTTTAGAGTAAATTCTTTATCTcttctaaaaataaaacttgtagTTTAGTAGCTAATGTAAAACGACTCGGACAAATCTCGCAAGTAGGTGTAGTAAGTTttagcctaggtgcagaccatctcgatttttcgtcggtcgatagtttagtcgggcagttgatcagtatgggcagggcatgtatggaagtgcgcacattacgccgatttgatttggccgattcttcatacaaattaaaatcgggcccaactatcggccaactaaaaatcggtggtctgcgcctagtcttaatcTTGAGTGGAATTCTCCGATGATCCCTGTAGCAGCAAGCGTGTGTAAccacaaaatttaaaattctgCATACAGTTCACTTTCTAACCTTTTTATGTTCTGCGTGCTCTTTGTCCAgcttagagagggtcgtgctcctgcagtagaaACTAAATGCCCGATATTAATGATGTTTCTCGTTGTAACCAAAGGCTTATTCTTTCAGGAAGATGTGCATCAACTGCGGCGTCCCCGGCCTGGGCACAGCCATGCACCTGGACTTCGCCAACTCGGCGCCAGGGTCCATGCATCCCGCGATCATACCGATGGAGTTTCTTCTGACGAGATGTAAATTATGAACCTTTTATTTAAAACTGATCCTAAATACCTAACTACGTGGTGGTAAGGCATGACAAGCTGTAGGATTTGGGATGTTCTGAAGTACCCAGAAAAGagtctaataaattatttcaattgaatTTGAATGTGTACTCATTGAGCAGCTTTCTCAACAACAGAATTTCTTAGTCTAAACAGATTATTATCAAATCTAATAAGAAAAGTACGTATCAGAAATTCTGATGATATGCAAAATTGCCTTTCAACAGAGGAAAACAGTAAATGTTCCATACAtcatattttacataaattcgGTTGGTAGACTACTTATAaggtatttaatattaaaacatttttgcaCTTCATGAAGCTGCACTCTATCACCAGCCTCGTTGGATAATTTGAAATCAGTAAAATCGTCATTCCAGTATCGATCATCGACGTCAGTTCGCTGACCAGGCTGCACCCATCTCTAGTGCTGACGCTGGACGTGGCCCTGCAGTGGATGGCACTGAAGACGGACCCCAAGGAACCCACCCTGCTGCTGTTCAAGTTCGGGTGGAAAGAGGAACAGAATATGAGGAGGAGCTGCGTCTGTGAGATACCaggtaaggcggttatcacacttcGCCGCGCTcagccgcggagcgcgtgattttcatataaaaaatcacgcgcgcggacgcgttgtcagtgtgttgtgccgcgcgtgttttctatacaaactgaggtacttgcatacattgattaaatctgtcgccccgcgctccgctgcggagcgcggcgcagtgtaatAACCGCCTTAGATAGATAGAGGTACTTAGAtccagacgacagcacatttaCGTTTCAATATAGCACCTATTACAACCTTAAATTAATAAAGCATTTCAACTCAATAAGATACTGCAGTGCACCtacagcttgatgtgctgtcgtttgtaCCTTATCTACGAGTTTCGATTAAGCGCTACGTTATTCATTAATCACTGGGTTTCAAAAGGAAAATTGCAAAATCGAAGGTTTTGCTGTCGACATTCGATAGATTTATCGATCTATCCAAAGTAAACGATAAAGCGACATCTTTACTGCTAGGAGATAAAGGGGGTTAGGTGAAATGGACTATTGGGCCCCAATAATGATACAACTTGGATGGCATCGCCAATCTTTGCACAGCAAAATTATGATTCAAGGCAAGTGGGATTTTAGAATTCACCTTCCAGTGTCTCCCAATAGGCTAACATAAGCACATAGCGACAGTGGTAATATGAGGTACAAGCCCACCTAAGGAGCAAGGAAGTACGAGAACTTATCTTAACTTGGAGGGACAAAAGTACTACTGTAATTTGTTCATAATAACTCTAACTAAAAGACCCCGAGTTACTTTTTCATTCCAGGTTTAAGCTACGAACTGGCAGAATGGATTGCTGCAAACCTAAGCCACGTGGTGGGAGTGGCCACGGATGCCCCCACCCTGGAGTCAGAACAGACCAGGGAGTTCACCACCAGGACCATCACCAATCTGCTGGGCAGAAGCGGCATCTACATGATAGACAACGTCAACATGAAAAGGAAAGTGCCAGGTAAGACAATTTGCAATTTGAGTAGAAacctgccccctagacaaaacgcactttttgatcgaatcgaaaatcgaatccgtcaaaactccatacaaaaaaggggcttttcgaccacttttccgactggtttgcgattataatttgcactttgtctagctaGACCCACTgcgccccctagacaagtggcaaaacgtCAGTTGTAATGTCGAAAGGCCTTGGCTTCGgcgtttttttttgtatggagttacatCGCACCGTGAACGGATTCGATTTAATTTTCGATccgatcaaaaagtgccactgcagatttatttatttaaatacctctATAATAAGCTACTTTAAAGGCTTAGTTATGATATGAAGATAAGAAGCATACTTGTCATGCAGTAATTGTGTGTACAAGTAATGCtaatacgaggggcggctgaaaagttttgagcctaagtatgttcaagtgttattattgactttattttgattgaattaatttgccaataacctccttagcatatgtacaaagtttcatttcattagcgtcatcacgcttttagtaattaatccgtaaacatcatcatgtctcagtcatccgcgcaatgtacgaaattgaagtacactgttgtcataaaattcctcaaaaagaggaacaaaaagctgacggtaacatttgaagagatgtctacagtttatggggagtctgggccttcatttgccatcatgaaagattggatccgatagttcaagcatggcagggagtcgctaaaagatgaccgcaagtcagggcggccagatttcgccattaacgaataaaataatgaaaatttaaagaatctTGCTTAAGAGATCAGCGAATTAAGCTGTGACAGATAGCTGAAGCTATAGGCATTAGCAAGGAGCATAttggcgatatttttcatactcatttaCACATGAAATAGGGGTACGCGCGATGGGTGCCAATAATGCTCACGCCGCTCGACAGCCAGcgtcgagtcacaacttcgcaggagttttaggacatctttggtcataatcctaacaattttttttctcacattgtcacgactgataaataatagatccggcagtacgatct
This window of the Ostrinia nubilalis chromosome 9, ilOstNubi1.1, whole genome shotgun sequence genome carries:
- the LOC135074374 gene encoding uncharacterized protein LOC135074374, which translates into the protein MYRIIFYVVLIEQCFGKVLLDQKSDESMGMINVVDLTKATTWKDLSSYYTAVEKHWKMCINCGVPGLGTAMHLDFANSAPGSMHPAIIPMEFLLTRLSIIDVSSLTRLHPSLVLTLDVALQWMALKTDPKEPTLLLFKFGWKEEQNMRRSCVCEIPGLSYELAEWIAANLSHVVGVATDAPTLESEQTREFTTRTITNLLGRSGIYMIDNVNMKRKVPDTGCMSIAMPLMLLNSNYVPTRLTAFCPSRKTDQRVMIALKKHAGGGKRVASRVYDVNLEEIMS